The following proteins come from a genomic window of Gossypium raimondii isolate GPD5lz chromosome 5, ASM2569854v1, whole genome shotgun sequence:
- the LOC105770805 gene encoding uncharacterized protein LOC105770805: MAPPNQLCLVLVIFLSIFSLSSLPTSAIILKANVSLPVPSSQLVENLCNGKAVENRRFCLKALSTPKIIAAMDTTQLGTLIMKLGAANAKATLNVYNEIIKKPGSPQALKALNCCVEAYKYAILSFEMVSSELVEDPQTANYDVAVIGPEIGNCEKELINAKVQAPRLLAGNRFMKYYVSMGYEITSTLELENPNEY; this comes from the coding sequence ATGGCTCCTCCAAATCAGTTATGcttagttttagttatttttttatctatctTTTCGCTTTCTTCTTTGCCAACAAGTGCAATTATTCTAAAGGCTAATGTTTCCCTTCCGGTACCTTCATCGCAACTAGTGGAAAATTTATGCAATGGCAAGGCAGTTGAAAATCGCAGGTTTTGTTTGAAAGCACTTTCCACTCCCAAAATTATTGCGGCAATGGATACAACCCAACTAGGAACCCTCATTATGAAATTAGGAGCAGCAAATGCCAAAGCAACGTTGAatgtatataatgaaataattaagaaaCCAGGTTCTCCTCAGGCTTTGAAAGCTCTTAATTGTTGCGTTGAGGCTTACAAATATGCAATCTTATCTTTTGAAATGGTATCTTCAGAATTGGTTGAAGATCCCCAAACCGCAAACTATGATGTAGCTGTTATAGGTCCCGAAATTGGTAATTGTGAAAAGGAACTGATTAACGCAAAGGTCCAAGCACCTCGACTCCTTGCTGGGAATcgatttatgaaatattatgtCTCAATGGGATATGAGATAACATCAACTCTCGAGCTTGAAAATCCAAATGAGTATTAG
- the LOC105766871 gene encoding uncharacterized protein LOC105766871: protein MAPPNQLCLVLVVFLSIFSLSSLPTNAIIPKANVSLPVPSSQLVENLCNGKAVENRRFCLQALSTPKIIAAMDTTQLGTLIMKLGAANAKATLNVYNEIIKKPGSPQALKALNCCVEAYKYAILSFEMVSSELVEDPQTANYDVAVIGPEIANCEKELINAKVQAPRLLAGNRFMKYYVSMGYEITSTLELENPNEY from the coding sequence ATGGCTCCTCCAAATCAGTTATGCTTAGTTTTAGTTGTTTTCTTATCTATCTTTTCGCTTTCTTCTTTGCCAACAAATGCAATTATTCCAAAGGCTAATGTTTCCCTTCCGGTACCTTCATCGCAACTAGTGGAAAATTTATGCAATGGCAAGGCAGTGGAAAACCGCAGGTTTTGTCTGCAAGCACTTTCCACTCCCAAAATTATTGCGGCAATGGATACAACCCAACTAGGAACCCTAATTATGAAATTAGGAGCAGCAAATGCCAAAGCAACGTTGAatgtatataatgaaataattaagaaaCCAGGTTCTCCTCAGGCTTTGAAAGCTCTTAATTGTTGCGTTGAGGCTTACAAATATGCAATCTTATCATTTGAAATGGTATCTTCAGAGCTGGTTGAAGATCCCCAAACCGCAAACTATGATGTAGCTGTTATAGGTCCCGAAATTgctaattgtgaaaaagaacTGATTAACGCAAAGGTCCAAGCACCTCGACTCCTTGCTGGGAATcgatttatgaaatattatgtCTCAATGGGATATGAGATAACATCAACTCTCGAGCTTGAAAATCCAAATGAGTATTAG